The Betta splendens chromosome 12, fBetSpl5.4, whole genome shotgun sequence genome contains the following window.
TGACCGGGCCTCTTACTTGTTAATGTACTGCATGATGTTTCCGGGCCAGGCCAGCTGGACGTTGAGCTGATCTCTGTGCTCCACGAAGAAATCCACCAACGTTCTGGTGACCGTGGCCGAGGTGTGGAAGAAAAAGGCCGGGATCCACAGGATGGCACCGTCCAGCTTCTTCAGACTCAGGAAGAAGTTGTTCCTGTCCTGCACAGTGAGTAGGTTGTTGTAGTATTTCTCCAGGATGCTGGGGTTGAACGTGGTCATGTTGGTCCGCCTCCCGACGTCCTTCCTGAAAACCTCCGTCGGGGCGAAGTTGCAGCGGAAGACGAAGTCGAACTTCTCGATCTGCGGCCCGCAGCGCGAGCCGGTGAGGATGCCGCTGTTGCCGACCACGGCGCACGCGTTGTAGTGTTTGTTGAGGATGGGCGAGACCTCGGGGAGGAGAGAGCGAAAGTTCTCCCCTATGGAGAACACGTACTTGTGGCTGGAGTAGTCGTAGTGCATCAGCTGTCCGATTCGGACCGAGTCTCGCGTCAGGGTGAAGTTGTGGGCGACGTCGATGTACTGGGAGATGTCCTTCCTGCGAAACCCAGAGTCTGCGATTAATGCTGTGATCTAAGTGACAGCGCGAAGGTTCGAATGGCAGCAGACGGTGACCATGGAAACGAATGATGGAGCCAGAGGTGCAGCTGATTCAGAATTACAGCTGGACCTTCAGCACCATCTGACAAAACGGGGCAGCGTCCGCGGAACTCACCTGAGCTCGACAAAAGCCGAGCTGTTGTACCTCCACACGGACGCGTTCCGCAGGTCTGCAGTGAGTTCGCTGCTAAGAGACGTGAAGGCGGGATCCAGATACTTCATGGCCAGCTGGGAGCTGTGCACAGACAAGTGGAACACGCAGGTTAAGCATCCAGCAGGAGGAAAGGCCTCTGTTCAGGATTTAACTCAAGTCCTTATAATTAGACAGAAACATGAGGAGTCAGCGATCAGACATGAGGCCCAGAAGCTGCTTTTCCTTATCCTGGATTAATTCAGaagatacaaaacaaaacaaggcctAAATAAAAATATGTGTCCAGATATTTTAATGGAATCTTTTCATGTGGATGAAAGAAAAAGTTTTTTCCAATTTCTAGAATAATAGAAAGAACTGATGCCTTCTCACTGAAACTGGTCTGACTGCTCATGTTTCATGACTTTGTAGGAATATTGTTTAGGAAACAACCAGATATTGATCTGAGTGTTACAGAAAATGAATTATGAATTAgatataaaatgtgtttgagGAGCAAACAGGATACAACAAATAAATCATGTTTTGTTACTTGAACTAAAACACATTCCATCAGTTTCATTTACACATCAGATAAAGTGTAAATGCAGAGTCACTCGCATCCAGTTTAGTCTGTGCACTAGTGAAAACGAGCAAAAGGTGGAagttcagcagctctgttcatCTCAGCAAGTGAGTCAATCAAGAGCAGTTGGTTCCCTTCAAACATTCAGTTTCTTAGATTTagtatagtttttatttttgtttaccCTGGAGTGTCATTTACTCGtattctttcatttttatgtCAAATTACAGATTCTTGATAAGATGAACACAGTTTAGCAGTGCAACCAGCCTCAACCCTTCAGTTTTTGTTGCTCAGATAAACTGAAACCAAGACCCAACCGAGAGATGAACtatgtttttgttcattttcaaaggttttctctttttttttttacttctcaGGTCGACCCAGCGGTTCAGTCACTTCTCTACACGGACCTCTGTCTGAAGAAGGGCTCGTCTGTTTATCCCCTGTAAGTCCAGTTCACCTTTGGCCGTTAcctgagctcacacactggactgTTAGCACATAGCATCCagtcatgtactgtacctgtacatCAATAAACATGGGcctcacacagaaacaggaagaaaaaccTTCAGCACAAACAGAATCCTTTGAAAAATGACTGTGCAGTacagaaacaaagtcattaGGTCTAATAGAATAttaaatcattttctttttattgtcgGTCACTATGGCGACTGCATCACTGGGAGCTTCTTGAAGATGTTCCACCTTCATCCCAACGGCATCTCAGCCTCACACTCAGAGTTTATCACAAGAACCCGTTGATGAGGGACGAGACATCTTCAAGAACCTCAGGGTTGTGGTGGTTGATCGGAACCCCCCAAGATCATAATGCAGCAGAAAACGATCACTTAACCAAAGGACACGATGCATCGCTGCATCACTGCTCCATATTCACCTCAGGTCAGGTTTGCGAGGCGGCCTCTCGCTGCAGAAGGGATTCAAACAAATACAAGAGAAGAAACCAGCTCATTTGCATCGTCATCAGTTTCTGTATCGGAGATATTTGACCAAAGCACATTTTGAAGAGTGAACATGCATAAGAACCAGCAGAGTGCAGCCAAATGCTTTTAGATCTGCAGAAATCTGGTACCCAGCAGCCGTCCTGCCTTCAGGAGCACGGGGTCGAACGGACGCATGCGGACGCCATTTATTAACACAAGCTCAAACTGGCCTCATGCACTGAACAATAACGCCTAAACCCAAGTGAGTGGAGGTAAATGAAGGTAATGCAAGCGCTCAGAGCTGTGATCCGACGCTCCAGGATGCTCCAACATGCAGATCCACTTACTTCTTCTCTCCTTTGTATCAGACTGAATATTGGACCTGCCCTTCACTGTGTGGAGGAGCGTCTCCTCATCAGACAGGTCACGTGCACAGACTAACAACGAGGACATTCATTCTTCAGGCACAGTTTCTCATTCTACACATCTGTCCAGCAGCCAGCCAGCGTTTGGGCTCCAAACCTCCCCGTTCTCATCTCAGCGTAACCTCGGTCTGAAGGCTGTAAATCTGGAGCCGAGGACACGCTGCATCAGGCCGCTGCCGCCTTCCTGTCGCGCGTGGACCTGAGCGAACGTCCCGGACGACGGAGATTTACAGAACCCCCCTTTAACTGCTTTGGACTAACTGACCCCTGAGCGCTGTGGCAGAGGTGTTCCCTggtggagcagagctggaggcagGACCGGGCAGTAAACCATGTGTGAACACTGGTCCGGAGGTCAAAGACGCACGGTCAACTCTCCTTTTCTAATGGAACACTAGTCTTTTAGGTATTGGACCATCAGACTCGCTCCTGTCCGGCGCTGGCAGGCGTCTTCTCCCCTCACGTCCTCTATTAACACAACTACTGCACTGACTTCCTGctgacttcctgtgtgtttgagaCTTTGATCACCTGTTTTGAGTCAAACCGATCAGAAAATGTTCCTGTTTTCTCCAGCACATTCAACAGATGCTTGAATCATTACACTGTGGACCATCAGTGGAGTGATGCTCATTAAACACGTTCCAGTTCAATTAAGGGTTGAGTCATTCAAATAAGTTTAGACTGAGACTAGGGATAAGACACCGTTCTTCTGCTGCCG
Protein-coding sequences here:
- the st8sia3 gene encoding sia-alpha-2,3-Gal-beta-1,4-GlcNAc-R:alpha 2,8-sialyltransferase isoform X1 produces the protein MRCAWPLAAPSRTAGRPLARVCFPHRGRMVRIASALGLVMFSVALLILSLISYVSIKKDFLLSAPRYGPNGGPRMYMFHAGFRERPPRKPDLSSQLAMKYLDPAFTSLSSELTADLRNASVWRYNSSAFVELRKDISQYIDVAHNFTLTRDSVRIGQLMHYDYSSHKYVFSIGENFRSLLPEVSPILNKHYNACAVVGNSGILTGSRCGPQIEKFDFVFRCNFAPTEVFRKDVGRRTNMTTFNPSILEKYYNNLLTVQDRNNFFLSLKKLDGAILWIPAFFFHTSATVTRTLVDFFVEHRDQLNVQLAWPGNIMQYINNYWKTKQLSPKRLSTGILMYTLASSVCDQVHLYGFWPFGWDPNTGKELPYHYFDKKGTKFTTKWQESHQLPAEFKLLYKMHTEGLLKLSLSHCA
- the st8sia3 gene encoding sia-alpha-2,3-Gal-beta-1,4-GlcNAc-R:alpha 2,8-sialyltransferase isoform X2 encodes the protein MRCAWPLAAPSRTAGRPLARVCFPHRGRMVRIASALGLVMFSVALLILSLISYVSIKKDFLLSAPRYGPNGGPRMYMFHAGFRSQLAMKYLDPAFTSLSSELTADLRNASVWRYNSSAFVELRKDISQYIDVAHNFTLTRDSVRIGQLMHYDYSSHKYVFSIGENFRSLLPEVSPILNKHYNACAVVGNSGILTGSRCGPQIEKFDFVFRCNFAPTEVFRKDVGRRTNMTTFNPSILEKYYNNLLTVQDRNNFFLSLKKLDGAILWIPAFFFHTSATVTRTLVDFFVEHRDQLNVQLAWPGNIMQYINNYWKTKQLSPKRLSTGILMYTLASSVCDQVHLYGFWPFGWDPNTGKELPYHYFDKKGTKFTTKWQESHQLPAEFKLLYKMHTEGLLKLSLSHCA